One Luteolibacter yonseiensis genomic window carries:
- a CDS encoding efflux RND transporter permease subunit — protein MWIVLFALRYKYTIGVLAILILLFGIMSGKRMSTDILPRVDSPEITLVWNYNGLNAAEMASKITSFSEIATLNNVDDLQEVRSETSNGIGLVKLRFQPYVNINTAMSQVTGVSQTILRRMPTGTTPPLVIRTSPSSVPIVQLVMSSDTMTSGQLFDYSRLALRAQLQSVPGMRISLPYGGAARQIMVDLDPDALNAYGLSAAEITAAVSRQNLTLPSGSLREGGRELPIEINASPETIQAFLDLPLRSVEGKMILLRDVANVRDGEAVSTNIARLNGQNAVMISILKLGSASTVDIIDGIMERLPEIRASAPPGMKIEPIFDQSIFVRAAVKGVEHEILLVGGLVACVVLLFLGSWRSTLIVLTSIPLALLCSIFGLSLMGATFNLMTLGGLALAIGILVDNSLVEIENIKRQIALGKDVRTAIIDGAREVAFPEFVSTISICIVFLPIFLLSGTSSYVFRPLALAVVFAMIASYLLARTLVPTLASIILPAELRAEKKRAGRKPGGLFRIHHAIEHGVDRLAETQGRILGFLLRHKWIAIIPVLVAAAIGGFSALNSGREFFPKTDAGLIRLFVRTPSGIRIEDTAQVMADIQREVRGLIPKEELQFVVENIGTPSSVNQAWVETTAISSADGEILVQLADEHGPSEGYVEKIRTMLAEKFPTVQFFFRPADATSQTLASGAPTTFEVRLMGRDVPGNLALARELKERFAKVPGAVDVTLREVLDQPGYALRIDRARAASFGINAQDAANALLAALGSGGSVAPNFWSDPATGAAYDVQVLAPPASLKAVEQLLNLPIRPSTGGSAAVPLRSFATVVEKRSPASVSRTSLQPTFTVVANASGRDLGSITADLENILTDLRKKLKPANIIELTGQAALMETAYGELIGGLGLAAFLVLLVMVVNFQSWTLPFVAIAGLPVSISGALFGLWITGTPLSVPALMGIIMVVGVSTANSVLVSSFARDRVDQGETPHDAAIEAATTRLRPVMMTALAMILGVIPMALGHAEGGEQNAPLGRAVIGGLLFGTFASLFLVPVAFAAVRGYTARRELRKKEEDADAPEASETSTSPVI, from the coding sequence ATGTGGATCGTCCTCTTCGCACTTCGTTACAAGTACACCATCGGGGTGCTGGCCATTTTGATCCTGCTCTTCGGCATCATGTCCGGGAAGCGGATGTCCACCGACATCCTTCCCCGCGTCGATAGCCCGGAAATCACTCTCGTCTGGAACTACAACGGCCTGAACGCGGCGGAAATGGCGTCGAAGATCACGTCCTTCTCCGAGATCGCCACGCTGAACAACGTGGACGACCTGCAGGAAGTCCGCTCGGAGACCTCGAACGGCATCGGTCTCGTGAAACTGCGTTTCCAGCCCTACGTGAACATCAACACCGCGATGTCGCAGGTCACCGGCGTTTCCCAGACCATCCTGCGCCGGATGCCCACCGGCACCACGCCGCCGCTTGTCATCCGCACCAGCCCGTCCAGCGTGCCTATCGTCCAGCTCGTCATGTCCTCGGACACCATGACCAGCGGCCAGCTCTTCGACTACTCGCGCCTCGCCCTCCGGGCCCAGCTCCAGAGCGTGCCGGGCATGCGGATCTCCCTGCCCTACGGTGGGGCGGCCCGCCAGATCATGGTGGACCTCGACCCGGACGCGCTGAACGCCTACGGGCTTTCCGCGGCGGAAATCACCGCCGCCGTAAGCCGCCAGAACCTCACCCTGCCCTCCGGCAGCCTGCGCGAGGGAGGCCGCGAGCTTCCGATTGAAATCAACGCCAGCCCGGAAACCATCCAGGCGTTCCTCGATCTCCCGCTGCGCTCGGTGGAGGGGAAAATGATCCTGCTGCGGGACGTGGCGAACGTCCGCGACGGCGAGGCCGTCAGCACGAACATCGCCCGTCTGAACGGCCAGAATGCCGTCATGATCTCCATCCTCAAGCTCGGCAGCGCGTCCACCGTGGACATCATCGACGGCATCATGGAGCGCCTCCCGGAGATCAGGGCCTCCGCGCCTCCGGGCATGAAGATCGAGCCGATCTTCGACCAATCGATCTTCGTCCGCGCGGCGGTGAAGGGCGTGGAGCATGAGATCCTGCTCGTCGGCGGACTCGTCGCTTGTGTGGTCCTGCTTTTCCTCGGTTCATGGCGCTCCACGCTCATCGTGCTCACCTCCATCCCGCTCGCGCTTCTGTGTTCCATCTTCGGACTCAGCCTCATGGGAGCCACCTTCAACCTCATGACGCTCGGCGGACTGGCGCTTGCGATCGGCATCCTGGTGGACAACTCGCTGGTAGAGATCGAGAACATCAAGCGCCAGATCGCCCTCGGCAAGGACGTGCGCACCGCCATCATCGACGGAGCGCGGGAGGTGGCTTTCCCGGAGTTCGTTTCCACCATTTCCATCTGCATCGTCTTCCTGCCCATCTTCCTGCTGAGCGGCACTTCCTCCTACGTCTTCCGTCCGCTCGCGCTGGCGGTGGTGTTCGCGATGATCGCCAGCTATCTGCTGGCCCGCACACTGGTGCCCACGCTCGCCTCCATCATCCTGCCTGCGGAACTCCGCGCGGAGAAAAAGCGGGCGGGCCGCAAACCCGGCGGACTCTTCCGCATCCACCACGCCATCGAGCACGGCGTGGACCGCCTCGCGGAAACCCAGGGCCGCATCCTCGGCTTCCTGCTCCGGCACAAGTGGATCGCCATCATCCCCGTGCTCGTGGCCGCCGCCATCGGTGGATTTTCCGCGCTGAACTCCGGCCGCGAATTTTTCCCGAAAACCGACGCCGGCCTCATCCGCCTCTTTGTCCGCACGCCCAGCGGCATCCGCATCGAGGACACCGCCCAGGTCATGGCGGACATCCAGCGCGAGGTGCGCGGCCTCATTCCCAAGGAGGAGTTGCAGTTCGTTGTGGAAAATATCGGCACCCCCAGCTCCGTGAACCAGGCATGGGTGGAGACCACGGCCATCAGTTCCGCGGATGGTGAGATCCTCGTGCAGCTCGCGGATGAACACGGCCCCAGCGAGGGCTACGTGGAAAAAATCCGCACCATGCTCGCGGAAAAATTCCCCACCGTGCAGTTCTTTTTCCGCCCGGCGGACGCCACCAGCCAAACCCTCGCCTCCGGTGCGCCCACCACCTTCGAGGTGCGCCTCATGGGACGCGATGTCCCGGGCAACCTCGCCCTCGCCCGTGAGCTGAAGGAACGTTTCGCCAAGGTCCCCGGCGCGGTGGACGTCACCCTGCGCGAGGTGCTCGACCAGCCCGGCTACGCCCTGCGCATCGACCGGGCCCGCGCCGCCAGCTTCGGCATCAACGCCCAGGACGCGGCGAACGCCCTGCTCGCCGCGCTCGGCAGCGGCGGCTCCGTCGCGCCGAACTTCTGGTCGGATCCCGCCACCGGAGCGGCCTACGACGTCCAGGTCCTCGCCCCGCCCGCCAGCCTCAAGGCGGTGGAACAACTGCTCAATCTCCCCATCCGTCCCTCCACAGGCGGCAGCGCGGCGGTTCCCCTGCGGTCGTTCGCCACCGTCGTGGAAAAACGCTCGCCCGCCAGCGTCAGCCGCACTTCGCTGCAGCCGACCTTCACCGTCGTCGCGAACGCCTCGGGCCGCGACCTCGGCAGCATCACCGCCGATCTCGAAAACATCCTCACCGACCTGCGGAAAAAGCTCAAGCCCGCGAACATCATCGAGCTCACCGGCCAGGCCGCGCTCATGGAGACCGCCTACGGCGAACTCATCGGCGGGCTCGGCCTCGCCGCTTTTCTCGTCCTGCTGGTCATGGTCGTGAACTTCCAGTCCTGGACGCTGCCTTTCGTCGCCATCGCCGGACTCCCCGTCTCCATTTCAGGCGCTCTCTTCGGACTCTGGATCACCGGCACCCCGCTCAGCGTGCCCGCGCTGATGGGCATCATCATGGTCGTCGGCGTCTCCACCGCGAACAGCGTGCTCGTCAGCAGCTTCGCCCGCGACCGCGTGGACCAGGGGGAAACCCCACACGACGCCGCCATCGAGGCCGCCACCACCCGCCTCCGCCCCGTCATGATGACCGCGCTGGCCATGATCCTCGGCGTCATCCCCATGGCACTCGGCCACGCGGAAGGCGGCGAGCAGAACGCCCCGCTCGGCCGCGCCGTCATCGGCGGACTGCTCTTCGGCACCTTCGCCTCGCTTTTCCTCGTCCCTGTCGCCTTCGCCGCCGTCCGTGGCTACACCGCCCGCCGCGAACTCCGCAAAAAGGAGGAAGATGCCGATGCTCCGGAAGCGTCGGAAACCTCCACCAGCCCCGTCATTTGA
- a CDS encoding efflux RND transporter periplasmic adaptor subunit — MNSPIVSRALLTLLAATSPLAAQDKADIPTVRTVQPAASVGAVAYEIPGRTEPIEQATLFTRATGIVSERKYDIGDRVKTGDVLAIISAPEIDREVEAARASVEQALARADNARQNADRTTNLLKSRAVSLEESEQRTSSANETDAALRLARAELARAEEMQKFSNVTAPFDGTITARNFDRGDRMRGDSSTAEGWLYRLSRLNSLRFIISATPDLALRLKDDSTANVRFNELPGQNFSGKFHRSSRSFDTASGTMRVELLIDNKALTLPAGLTGTAAFQLPPAPDTYVLPNNTLILRLGKSLVATVKDGKVHYVEVLPGRNFGPTVEMTSAALTPDTAVIVNPNALLKEGDTVQTAK; from the coding sequence ATGAATTCTCCCATCGTCTCCCGCGCTCTCCTGACCCTGCTTGCCGCCACCTCGCCGCTCGCCGCCCAGGACAAGGCGGACATCCCGACCGTCCGCACCGTGCAACCCGCCGCCAGCGTCGGTGCCGTCGCCTATGAAATCCCCGGCCGCACCGAACCCATCGAGCAGGCCACCCTCTTCACCCGCGCCACCGGCATCGTCAGCGAGCGGAAGTATGACATCGGCGACCGCGTGAAGACCGGCGACGTCCTCGCCATCATCTCCGCGCCCGAGATCGACCGTGAGGTGGAAGCCGCCCGCGCCTCCGTCGAGCAGGCCCTCGCCCGCGCCGACAACGCCCGCCAGAACGCGGACCGCACCACCAATCTCCTGAAATCCCGCGCCGTCTCGCTCGAGGAATCCGAACAGCGCACCTCCTCCGCCAATGAAACCGACGCGGCCCTGCGCCTCGCCCGTGCCGAACTCGCACGCGCCGAGGAAATGCAGAAATTCTCCAACGTCACCGCCCCCTTCGACGGCACCATCACCGCCCGGAACTTCGATCGCGGAGACCGCATGCGTGGAGATTCCTCCACCGCGGAGGGCTGGCTCTACCGTCTTTCCCGGTTGAACTCGCTGCGTTTCATCATCAGCGCCACCCCGGATCTCGCCCTACGCCTTAAGGACGACAGCACCGCGAACGTCCGCTTCAACGAGCTTCCCGGCCAGAATTTCAGCGGGAAATTCCACCGCTCCAGCCGCAGCTTTGACACCGCCTCCGGCACCATGCGCGTCGAGCTGCTCATCGACAACAAGGCCCTCACCCTCCCCGCCGGCCTCACCGGCACCGCGGCCTTCCAACTCCCACCCGCCCCGGACACCTACGTCCTGCCGAACAACACCCTCATCCTCCGCCTCGGCAAATCCCTCGTCGCCACGGTGAAGGACGGCAAGGTCCATTATGTCGAGGTCCTACCCGGAAGAAACTTCGGCCCGACCGTTGAAATGACCTCCGCCGCCCTCACGCCCGACACCGCCGTCATCGTCAACCCGAACGCCCTGCTTAAGGAAGGCGACACCGTGCAGACGGCGAAATGA
- a CDS encoding RbsD/FucU domain-containing protein: MLQTGILNPHVLELIARVRHTNTLVIADWAFPYWPEIETVDISLTKGIPTVLDVLDLLTPVFKIGRIWQAEEFLITNTPETVDRFAKSFGGIPLTREAHVEFKKRVPDAIGLIRTGDATPYGNLVIESV, encoded by the coding sequence ATGCTCCAGACAGGCATTCTCAATCCGCATGTGCTCGAACTGATCGCCCGCGTCCGCCACACCAACACGCTGGTCATCGCGGACTGGGCGTTTCCCTACTGGCCGGAGATCGAGACGGTGGACATCTCCCTGACGAAGGGTATCCCCACGGTGTTGGACGTGCTCGACCTGCTGACACCGGTTTTCAAGATCGGTCGCATCTGGCAGGCTGAGGAATTCCTCATCACGAACACGCCGGAGACGGTGGACCGCTTCGCGAAATCCTTTGGCGGGATCCCGCTGACCCGCGAGGCGCACGTGGAATTCAAGAAGCGCGTACCGGATGCGATCGGTCTGATCCGCACGGGAGACGCCACCCCGTATGGGAATCTGGTGATCGAGTCGGTGTGA
- a CDS encoding agmatine deiminase family protein has translation MNAAAAGFSMPPEWSPQEAVWLSWPVEDPRHWGGAKREMIWSKFAEIAAGISRFEEVRINAPGKDHAAITAICNSAKAVPERVRLFDHPHNDVWCRDHGPIFVKHRDTGEVAVTDWEFNAWGGKFPPWDADNAIPGKIAASLGKRLFLGGMILEGGAIEINGAGQLLTTEAVLLNPNRNALLSREEIEQRLRDGLGVSEILWLKQGIEGDDTDGHIDDLARFVDPTTVLACVDRDSASPNQKILADNLSSLRSFLGPNERPFEVVEIPLPEACEVPGWRLPVLPASYVNFLIVNGGVLVPTFRQGKNDDRALGMIRELFPGREVVGIDCLELVEEGGTLHCISQQQPA, from the coding sequence ATGAACGCCGCAGCCGCTGGATTTTCAATGCCCCCCGAATGGTCACCGCAGGAAGCGGTCTGGCTCTCATGGCCCGTGGAGGACCCGCGTCACTGGGGTGGGGCCAAGCGGGAGATGATCTGGTCCAAGTTCGCGGAGATCGCCGCCGGCATCTCCCGGTTCGAGGAGGTCCGCATCAATGCCCCGGGCAAGGACCACGCCGCCATCACCGCCATCTGCAACTCCGCCAAGGCAGTGCCCGAGCGTGTGCGCCTCTTCGACCACCCGCACAACGACGTCTGGTGCCGCGACCACGGGCCGATCTTCGTCAAGCACCGCGACACCGGCGAGGTGGCGGTGACGGATTGGGAATTCAACGCATGGGGTGGAAAATTCCCGCCATGGGACGCGGACAACGCCATTCCCGGAAAAATCGCCGCCTCCCTTGGCAAACGCCTTTTCCTAGGCGGCATGATCCTGGAGGGCGGAGCCATCGAGATCAATGGCGCGGGCCAGCTTCTCACCACCGAGGCCGTGCTGCTCAACCCGAACCGCAACGCGCTCCTCAGCCGTGAGGAGATCGAACAGCGCCTGCGCGACGGCCTCGGCGTTTCGGAAATCCTCTGGCTCAAGCAAGGCATCGAGGGCGACGACACGGACGGCCACATCGACGATCTCGCGCGTTTCGTCGATCCCACCACCGTCCTCGCCTGCGTCGACCGGGACTCCGCCTCGCCGAACCAGAAGATCCTCGCCGACAACCTCAGCAGCCTGCGATCCTTCCTCGGACCGAACGAACGCCCCTTCGAAGTGGTGGAGATCCCTCTCCCGGAAGCCTGCGAGGTCCCCGGCTGGAGACTTCCCGTGCTGCCCGCCTCCTACGTGAACTTCCTTATCGTGAACGGCGGCGTGCTCGTCCCGACCTTCCGCCAGGGAAAAAACGACGACCGCGCCCTCGGCATGATCCGCGAACTATTCCCCGGACGCGAGGTGGTCGGCATCGACTGCCTCGAACTCGTCGAGGAAGGCGGCACCCTGCACTGCATCTCCCAGCAACAACCGGCTTGA